The Dioscorea cayenensis subsp. rotundata cultivar TDr96_F1 chromosome 7, TDr96_F1_v2_PseudoChromosome.rev07_lg8_w22 25.fasta, whole genome shotgun sequence genome includes a region encoding these proteins:
- the LOC120265117 gene encoding uncharacterized protein LOC120265117, with protein MAAVEVEDEAEGFTEEEAMVVDGTQDQPRVTEGDKQHKGIQCFGCKRYGHIKSQCHYKNMEANLAEDTKDNKEADEGLLFMASSEDLSEGGGDGKILQVSGIGSIALRSGCGRTNTLTNVQYVPHLTHNLLSVGQLMSTGYSVEFAEANDVGAANAAQSGEELSEI; from the exons ATGGCAGCCGTGGAGGTAGAGGACGAAGCCGAGGGTTTCACAGAGGAAGAGGCCATGGTCGTGGATGGCACTCAAGACCAACCTCGTGTGACTGAAGGAGATAAGCAGCATAAGGGAATACAATGCTTTGGGTGCAAGAGATATGGGCATATAAAATCTCAGTGTCATTACAAGAACATGGAAGCAAACCTAGCTGAAGACACAAAAGACAACAAGGAGGCTGATGAAGGACTGTTGTTCATGGCTTCTAGTGAAGATTTAAGTGAAGGAGGAG GTGATGGTAAAATCCTGCAAGTTAGTGGGATTGGCTCCATTGCTCTTCGCTCCGGCTGTGGGAGAACAAACACTCTGACCAATGTGCAGTACGTGCCTCATCTCACACACAACTTGTTGAGTGTCGGGCAGCTAATGAGCACTGGATATTCAGTGGAATTCGCAGAAG CAAATGATGTTGGAGCAGCAAATGCAGCTCAAAGTGGAGAAGAACTATCTGAGATCTAG